The genome window GTGAATACGGAATGGGTGTCGACGGAGTTCTCTGGGAAAACCTTTTTGAGAACGCAAATAATTTTACCGCAGGCAATGACGGAAAATCTACAGCTGCAGTTGTTCAGGTCACATCTATGGGCCAGGCCGATATTGATACTTTTCAGAAGGGTATCTTCTCTGTTGCTGTTAACGGCAATGCTTGGGACAATGTATTCATGAACTGTTACACTCCTGTATTTGATACTGAGTGTAAAAAAGTAGCATGCCAGGTAAGAAAGACTCTCTATGATTATACCATCGCTGTAGATGGTAAAATCTGGCAGCGTGAATATCAGTGTGTATGGGCTCCATGTTTTAACCCGGTAACCGGAGCACTTGTTGCCCCTGTTCGTTTGGGTGGAAAATGGGGAATGGCACAGGACGGAGAAATGCTCTGGGGTAATACCTTTGCAAACTGCTGGCACCAGCAGTTCAGCGCAGACGGAAACAAACTCTGGGCAATAGTTGCTCCATCCTTCGGTAAATTTACCGTTGCAGTGGACGGCACCCCATGGTCTGTTACTGCTCCTGTAGTTGTCGATCTGGCTGTTAGTCCTGATGGTAATCGTGCAGCAGCATTAGGAAAAGATGATAAAGATTACACCGTTATGTGTGATGCTAAAGTCTGGCCCGGTGTTTATGAAATGGCATGGAAACCTGTTTTCAGTCCTGATAGTACTAAAGTTGCTACAAAGGTTGAAAAGAACGGACGCTATACTGTTGTGCTCGATGGCAAAGCTTATGGCCAGGATTTTGAGCAGTGCTGGGAGCCAGTTTTCAGCCCCGACAGTTCAAAAGTCCTCATTCGTGCAATCGATGGCGGTAAATTTGTTCGCATCGTTGCCGAAGTCAGCGAATTCTAATAGCCGGAGGCAATACACATGAACAGTATTTATGCATTCGTGGTTGGCCCTCTGGCATGGTTCGCCTGGGGCGTGTTTGTTCTTGGTTCAGCTTACAGACTGGTTTCAATGTACCAGCTGGCAAAAGCAAAAGACGGTTCGTCATTGCATTACATGAGTTTCAAGTATGGATTCAGGTCTATACTGGCTTGGCTCAATCCTGCCGGAACACTCGGCTGGCAGCGTAATCCTTGGACTGCAATGATGACCTTTGTTTTTCATATCTGTCTTGTCATTGTTCCGCTGTTCCTGCTTGGACATGTGGTTCTTTGGGATCAGTTTTTCGGCATCAGCTGGCCTACTATTCCCGATCAGATTGCTGACATCATGTCTATCGTGGTTGTTGTATGTTGCATTTATTTCGGCCTTCGCCGTTTCTTGCAGCGCGACGTGGCATTCCTGACAACCGGTAAAGACTGGGTTGCACTTGCTGTTCCCGGACTTGTTTTTCTTACCGGTGTTCTTGCTTATCACGAAATAGGTGATGCTAAGGTTATGCTTATTCTGCATATCCTTTGTGGTGAAATGATGCTTATCAGCATTCCTTTTACCCGTTTGAGCCACATGCTGTTCGGTCTGTTCACCAGAGCCTACATTGGATCAGAGTTCGGCGGTGTTCGCCGTTGTAAGGACTGGTAACCAAAGCCCTGCAAGGAGTATTGAAATGACATTCGACAGGAAAATCGAAGACTCAGGGCTTAACCGCGGGATTTCCCGTCTGACCCCTGAACGTATCGAAAACACCCTTAAACAGGTTATCGAAGGAGAAGCCGGCGCAAAGCTTAAGCTATATGCTGAAACTTGTATGCGTTGCGGTATGTGCTCCGAAGCCTGCCATTACTATATGTCCCATGATGGAGACCCCAGCTATTCACCTGCTGGTAAGGTCCACCAGACTTTGGGTAAAATTCTTCGCAAGAACTACAAATTAACTGCTGAAGAAGTCTATGAAATGGCGCAGATCGCTTACACTGAGTGTAACCTCTGCCGTCGTTGTATCCATTTCTGTCCGCTGGGAATTGATACTGGTTACATCATGAGTATGGTTCGTCGTATGTGCCATAAGCTTGGTGTTACTCCTCAGTATATTCAGGATACCGCACATTCTCATTCTGCTACTATGAACCAGATGTGGCTCAAGGATGATGAATGGCCGGATACCCTGCAGTGGCAGGAAGATGAAGCTCGTGATGAAATGCCTAATCTGCGTATCCCTCTTGATAAAGAAGGTGCTGATATTTATTACTCAGTTATCGCACCGGAACCTAAGTTTCGTACTCAGTTGATTTATCAGGCTGCTTATATCTTCAACGAAGCTGGAGTTGATTTTACCATGCCTACCGAACCTGGCTGGGATAACTCCGATATGTGTATGTTCACAGGCGACTTTGAAATGATGGGTCGTCTTAAAAAACGTCACTTTGAATCTGCCCTTGATCTTAAAGTCAAACGCATCGTCATGGGTGAGTGTGGACACGCATTTCGCTCCATCTACGATCAGGGTAACCGTTGGGACGCTTGGGAAATGTATCCTATTGAAGTTGTTCACTCTGTTGAATTCTTCTGGGAGCTTTTCGAAGCTGGAAAAATCAAGCTCCGTGAAAAGTTCAAAGAACCTATCACTGTGCATGATCCATGTAATATCATCCGCGGACGCGGCTTGATGGAACAGTCTCGCAAATTAGCTCATGCACTTTGTGAAAACGTTGTTGAAATGACTCCTAACCTTGAGCACAACTATTGCTGTGCTGCCGGTGGCGGTGTTATCAACTGCGGTCCTCCGTTTAAGAATGTGCGCATGAAAGGTAACAGGATCAAAGCCGAACAGCTCAAGGCTACCGGAGTTAAGACAATTCTTGCTCCTTGTCATAACTGTCACGGTGGACTCGAAGATCTCGTTCATTACTATGAATTGGGAATGGATATTAAGTTCTTCGGTGATCTTATCTATGATCTCATGGAAAAGCCTGAAGCGTAAGGAGGAAGATTACAATGTACAAAAGAGTATTCTCTATTGCGGTTATCGCCGCCTGTGTCTTTCTCTATATGATCCCCGCGTTCTGTCAGGAAGATATCACTTCCCTTATGGACCCGGCTTTTAAGCATCCTGCAAGACCTGCAGCTATGTTTGCACATGACGCACATAACGAGAAGGCTGGTATTGATGATTGTGCCGTTTGTCACCACGTGTGGGAGAACGGTAAAATCGTTGAAGGTGAGAGTTCTGAAGATCAAAAATGTTCCGACTGTCATGCTGTGAAGCCTGCAGCCGGAAAAACAGGTCTGCGTAATGCTTATCACAAGCTTTGCACTGACTGCCATGTTAAAGAAAGCAAAGGTCCCGTTACCTGCGCAGGTTGCCATCCGAAGGGTGGAGCAGCAGCACCAGCAGCACACGAATAGAACCTTTTGGTATAGAATTTAAAAGGCCGTCCCATATGGGGCGGCCTTTTTTTGTTGCGATGTTCTGCTCTGGAATTGGCAATTTCTAAAAAAAGAACGAGATAACAAAAAAAGGATTTAAAAGCAGGGTGTGTTTTTAGGCTTATGGCTGCCCTAGTTGAAATATTCGGGTCTGTTAGTGGTTTGTTGGCTCAGATTTTTATAAAATTTCTTAAGTTTCTTTATATGGGGTAGTGGACTGACTGTGCGGAGCAAGTCTTGATGTTCGAGCTGGCGAAGTCATACCCATTATCGTCCCTAATGGGACAGGTAGTCTATACA of Maridesulfovibrio zosterae DSM 11974 contains these proteins:
- the tmcD gene encoding electron transfer complex subunit TmcD — its product is MPEASTWDWNPGRREVQDTGSWSDKFEWVEEFHASPDGEKVGAVVKTGEMEFTACVNGDTWEERYERVFYPKFAPDSRFTGIAQQDGEWTLSVDGKNWPEMYGYIWKTTFGPEGTIICAVQQDGEYGMGVDGVLWENLFENANNFTAGNDGKSTAAVVQVTSMGQADIDTFQKGIFSVAVNGNAWDNVFMNCYTPVFDTECKKVACQVRKTLYDYTIAVDGKIWQREYQCVWAPCFNPVTGALVAPVRLGGKWGMAQDGEMLWGNTFANCWHQQFSADGNKLWAIVAPSFGKFTVAVDGTPWSVTAPVVVDLAVSPDGNRAAALGKDDKDYTVMCDAKVWPGVYEMAWKPVFSPDSTKVATKVEKNGRYTVVLDGKAYGQDFEQCWEPVFSPDSSKVLIRAIDGGKFVRIVAEVSEF
- the tmcB gene encoding electron transfer complex ferredoxin TmcB translates to MTFDRKIEDSGLNRGISRLTPERIENTLKQVIEGEAGAKLKLYAETCMRCGMCSEACHYYMSHDGDPSYSPAGKVHQTLGKILRKNYKLTAEEVYEMAQIAYTECNLCRRCIHFCPLGIDTGYIMSMVRRMCHKLGVTPQYIQDTAHSHSATMNQMWLKDDEWPDTLQWQEDEARDEMPNLRIPLDKEGADIYYSVIAPEPKFRTQLIYQAAYIFNEAGVDFTMPTEPGWDNSDMCMFTGDFEMMGRLKKRHFESALDLKVKRIVMGECGHAFRSIYDQGNRWDAWEMYPIEVVHSVEFFWELFEAGKIKLREKFKEPITVHDPCNIIRGRGLMEQSRKLAHALCENVVEMTPNLEHNYCCAAGGGVINCGPPFKNVRMKGNRIKAEQLKATGVKTILAPCHNCHGGLEDLVHYYELGMDIKFFGDLIYDLMEKPEA
- the tmcC gene encoding TmcC family electron transfer complex membrane anchor subunit, coding for MNSIYAFVVGPLAWFAWGVFVLGSAYRLVSMYQLAKAKDGSSLHYMSFKYGFRSILAWLNPAGTLGWQRNPWTAMMTFVFHICLVIVPLFLLGHVVLWDQFFGISWPTIPDQIADIMSIVVVVCCIYFGLRRFLQRDVAFLTTGKDWVALAVPGLVFLTGVLAYHEIGDAKVMLILHILCGEMMLISIPFTRLSHMLFGLFTRAYIGSEFGGVRRCKDW
- the tmcA gene encoding acidic tetraheme cytochrome c3 TmcA: MYKRVFSIAVIAACVFLYMIPAFCQEDITSLMDPAFKHPARPAAMFAHDAHNEKAGIDDCAVCHHVWENGKIVEGESSEDQKCSDCHAVKPAAGKTGLRNAYHKLCTDCHVKESKGPVTCAGCHPKGGAAAPAAHE